In Streptococcus respiraculi, one DNA window encodes the following:
- a CDS encoding PTS sugar transporter subunit IIA, with protein sequence MSKHLVLVSHGQFCEGLKQSTEMIMGPQDNIHTVSLLPAEGPEEFQAKFLDTIEGLDDFVVFADLLGGTPCNVVSKLILEGRTIELYAGMNMPMVIRFINDALLGTTSRYDESTSEYIQYVNDVLAGMSDDEDE encoded by the coding sequence ATGAGTAAACATTTAGTATTAGTAAGCCATGGACAATTTTGTGAGGGTTTGAAGCAAAGCACCGAAATGATTATGGGTCCACAGGACAATATTCATACTGTATCTTTGCTCCCCGCAGAAGGTCCAGAAGAATTTCAGGCAAAATTTTTAGATACGATTGAAGGATTAGACGATTTCGTTGTCTTTGCAGATTTGCTCGGTGGAACGCCTTGTAATGTGGTTAGTAAACTCATTTTAGAGGGACGCACGATTGAGCTATACGCAGGAATGAATATGCCAATGGTCATTCGTTTTATCAACGATGCCCTTCTTGGAACGACATCACGCTATGATGAAAGTACATCCGAATACATCCAGTATGTGAACGATGTACTTGCTGGCATGTCAGATGACGAAGATGAATAG
- a CDS encoding lipoate--protein ligase family protein, whose protein sequence is MKGVSLLLLQSLADVSHTIYQSAEGVLGSSLDELVLADVFLKEVNRQPEQVIWHVWPLEKTVILGMADCRLPHLAQGLEVIRKQGYRPLVRSIGGLAVVADVGIVNLSLILPDHLGGKKLDMGQAYQLMVACLREILPLADHEVEVREISDSYCPGTYDVSIGGQKFAGLAQRRIKSGIAVSAYISISGSQEKRGELIRDFYRVAAGEADLGLSYPRVNPASMATLSDLLHQALEPEDVLAGLKQFIRNLGNTPTRYRLTLDNLAEFAKGTKEAMERHQKVGID, encoded by the coding sequence GTGAAAGGGGTATCATTGCTGTTGTTACAGTCATTAGCGGATGTTTCGCATACGATTTATCAGTCGGCAGAAGGTGTGCTGGGAAGTAGCCTTGATGAGCTAGTTTTGGCAGATGTTTTTTTAAAAGAAGTAAATCGGCAGCCTGAACAGGTCATTTGGCATGTGTGGCCTCTCGAGAAAACGGTCATTTTGGGTATGGCAGATTGCCGTTTGCCTCATCTTGCGCAAGGTTTGGAAGTGATTCGCAAGCAAGGCTATCGGCCGCTTGTTCGTTCTATTGGTGGCCTAGCTGTTGTAGCAGATGTGGGGATTGTCAATCTTTCTTTAATCCTCCCTGATCATCTTGGAGGTAAGAAGTTAGATATGGGACAGGCCTATCAACTCATGGTAGCTTGTCTTAGGGAAATTCTTCCCTTAGCGGATCACGAGGTTGAAGTGCGTGAAATCAGTGATTCTTACTGTCCTGGCACTTACGATGTCAGTATTGGAGGACAGAAATTTGCTGGCTTAGCCCAAAGGCGCATCAAGTCTGGCATTGCTGTTTCGGCTTATATCAGCATCTCAGGCTCACAAGAAAAGCGGGGGGAGTTAATCCGAGACTTTTACAGGGTAGCTGCTGGAGAAGCGGATCTTGGTCTAAGCTATCCGCGTGTCAATCCTGCTTCGATGGCAACCTTATCCGACTTGCTACATCAAGCTCTTGAACCAGAAGATGTACTAGCAGGTCTAAAACAGTTTATCAGGAACTTAGGAAACACCCCGACACGCTATCGATTGACGCTGGACAATCTAGCAGAGTTTGCCAAAGGAACAAAAGAAGCAATGGAACGTCATCAGAAAGTAGGGATAGATTAA
- a CDS encoding aldose epimerase family protein — MIEISPFGSERARKYHLVNAAGMQVSLTNFGARIVEILVPVGEKGGLRNLTMAASSDDEYLAKDSYPGATIVPVAGRISKAQAEIKGKVYHFTENEPGRTLHGGVNTANEQYWEAEVNEATNSVCFTIELSDGYNGFPGNVRIRACYRLTEENALEISYTAQSDKDTIFNPTNHVYFNLTGDVTQDIADHQVRIAADSYAPLGEDNLPLGRLDPVDGTPFDFRKGGTFAQGFTLEHPQNALVKGYDHPWVLDRVKEAVAVVSPDEKIRVAVETNQPAVVIYTYNFPSEDMAAFHGAFSLECQGLPNACNVEGFGSILLEKDQLFEHVTTYKFTWF; from the coding sequence ATGATTGAAATTAGTCCATTTGGAAGTGAAAGGGCAAGGAAGTATCATCTGGTCAACGCAGCTGGGATGCAGGTGAGTTTGACCAATTTTGGGGCGCGGATTGTGGAGATACTAGTGCCTGTGGGGGAAAAGGGTGGTCTGCGCAATCTGACCATGGCTGCGTCATCAGATGACGAATACCTGGCCAAGGACAGCTATCCCGGGGCAACCATTGTACCTGTTGCAGGTCGTATTTCAAAAGCGCAGGCAGAGATTAAAGGCAAGGTATATCACTTTACAGAAAATGAACCAGGTCGCACCTTGCACGGTGGGGTGAATACAGCTAATGAACAGTATTGGGAAGCCGAAGTAAATGAGGCGACAAATAGCGTTTGCTTTACGATTGAGCTTTCTGATGGCTACAATGGATTTCCGGGAAATGTGCGTATCAGGGCTTGCTATCGCTTGACAGAGGAGAATGCGCTTGAGATTTCTTATACAGCCCAATCGGATAAGGATACGATTTTTAATCCGACTAACCATGTTTATTTCAATCTAACAGGTGATGTTACTCAAGACATTGCAGATCACCAAGTGCGGATTGCTGCGGACAGCTATGCGCCACTCGGTGAGGACAATCTACCACTTGGCAGGCTAGATCCTGTTGATGGAACGCCTTTTGACTTCCGAAAAGGAGGGACATTTGCTCAAGGCTTCACCTTGGAACACCCGCAAAATGCCTTGGTCAAGGGCTATGATCATCCTTGGGTCTTGGATAGGGTGAAAGAAGCGGTAGCAGTCGTCAGTCCAGATGAAAAAATTCGTGTGGCGGTTGAGACCAATCAGCCTGCGGTGGTGATTTATACCTACAATTTCCCAAGTGAGGATATGGCAGCCTTTCACGGTGCTTTTAGCTTGGAATGTCAAGGTCTACCCAATGCCTGTAATGTAGAAGGATTCGGATCGATTTTACTCGAAAAAGACCAGTTATTTGAACATGTGACGACCTACAAGTTTACATGGTTCTAG
- a CDS encoding NADH-dependent flavin oxidoreductase: protein MNMVDVSRLFTPFSMGDGIELDNRFVLSPMVTNSSSKEGYVSQDDLAYAKRRAAAAPFQITGAAYVNPYGQLFEFGFSVAKDEDILGLSQLAQAMKAEGATAILQLTHAGRFSSHTLAREGFVYGPSPMQLQSPFPHEVKALTVEQIKAIVEDYRQATRRAIAAGFDGVEVSSAQRLLIQTFFSTFSNQRADDYGGQDFPSRARLTLEVLEAVQEVIDSKANRPFLLGFRATPEETRGHQIGYSIEEFLQLLEEAMERVPLAYLAIASWGHDVFRNRVRSSGQYQGRLVNEVIYQHWKGRLPIMATGGVNSPEKAVEALAHADLVGASTPFIVDPEFVQKIRDNRSQDIHLKIKATDLLSLAIPQASFKDIVPLMDYGESLPADSRSLFRGLSVNYGEEKS, encoded by the coding sequence ATTAATATGGTGGATGTAAGTCGCTTATTTACCCCATTTTCTATGGGAGATGGTATCGAATTGGATAACCGCTTTGTCCTATCGCCCATGGTGACCAATTCTTCTAGCAAGGAAGGGTATGTTAGTCAGGATGATTTGGCCTATGCCAAGCGAAGGGCTGCTGCTGCACCATTTCAAATCACAGGGGCAGCTTATGTCAATCCTTACGGTCAATTGTTTGAATTTGGCTTTAGTGTCGCAAAAGATGAGGATATTTTAGGTCTCAGTCAATTGGCGCAGGCGATGAAAGCAGAAGGAGCGACAGCTATCTTGCAGTTGACCCATGCGGGGCGCTTTTCCTCACACACACTAGCGCGAGAGGGCTTTGTCTATGGGCCAAGTCCTATGCAGTTGCAGTCACCATTTCCCCATGAGGTCAAAGCCCTAACCGTTGAACAAATTAAGGCTATCGTAGAGGATTACCGTCAAGCAACAAGACGGGCAATTGCAGCAGGCTTTGACGGTGTGGAGGTCTCTTCTGCTCAACGCCTACTGATTCAGACTTTTTTCTCTACCTTTTCCAATCAGCGTGCAGATGACTATGGTGGACAAGATTTTCCTAGTCGGGCAAGACTGACTCTTGAGGTTTTAGAGGCTGTGCAGGAAGTGATTGATAGTAAAGCAAACAGGCCATTTTTACTGGGTTTTCGGGCAACACCTGAGGAAACACGAGGTCATCAGATTGGCTATTCGATTGAGGAATTTCTTCAATTGCTGGAAGAAGCAATGGAACGAGTGCCCCTTGCCTATCTAGCGATTGCTAGTTGGGGGCATGATGTTTTTCGGAATCGAGTGCGCTCTAGCGGACAGTACCAAGGGCGATTGGTCAATGAGGTTATTTACCAACACTGGAAAGGGCGGTTGCCGATTATGGCAACAGGAGGGGTCAACAGTCCAGAAAAGGCCGTAGAGGCACTGGCACACGCAGATCTTGTTGGAGCTTCAACTCCCTTTATCGTGGACCCTGAATTTGTCCAGAAAATTAGAGATAATCGCTCACAGGATATTCATCTGAAGATTAAGGCTACTGACTTGCTGTCCTTAGCTATTCCACAGGCTTCATTTAAAGACATTGTACCTTTAATGGACTACGGCGAGTCTTTACCAGCGGATTCACGGAGCTTATTTCGTGGTTTGTCTGTTAACTACGGGGAGGAGAAATCATGA
- a CDS encoding DUF1858 domain-containing protein, with translation MNTIDLSIPVAQVIEAHPEVLDILVELGFTPLANPLMRNTLGKTVSLKQGAKMKGIDLARIQSTLEWNGYDVIGGQA, from the coding sequence ATGAATACGATTGATCTTTCTATTCCTGTGGCGCAGGTCATTGAAGCGCATCCTGAGGTGTTGGATATCTTGGTCGAACTTGGTTTTACCCCGCTTGCCAATCCCTTGATGCGCAATACCCTTGGTAAAACAGTGTCGCTCAAGCAAGGGGCGAAGATGAAGGGGATTGATTTGGCACGGATTCAGTCAACCTTGGAGTGGAATGGCTATGATGTCATTGGAGGACAAGCATGA
- a CDS encoding PTS mannose/fructose/sorbose/N-acetylgalactosamine transporter subunit IIC yields MIQWWQILLLTLYSAYQICDELTIVSSAGSPVFAGFITGLVMGDLKTGLFIGGSLQLVVLGVGTFGGASRIDATSGAVLATAFSVAKGIDAELAISTIAVPVAALLTYADILGRFSTTYFAHRVDAAVERFDYKGIERNYLLGAIPWAASRAVPVLLALAFGGDFVQTVVDLIKEYQWAASGLTLAARMLPGLGFAILLHYLPLKRNLHYLGMGFAITAMMTTVFGGLSTLSGAVGTLAGAYDESAEAAIGFSSSAFDKGLPMVAIAVIGIGLAVLHYKNGQNVTVVAAPTNAESGEIEDDEI; encoded by the coding sequence ATGATTCAATGGTGGCAAATTCTTTTACTTACCTTGTACTCAGCTTATCAAATCTGTGATGAGTTGACCATCGTATCATCTGCTGGTTCACCTGTATTTGCAGGATTCATTACTGGTCTTGTTATGGGAGATTTGAAGACTGGTTTGTTTATCGGTGGTTCACTTCAATTGGTAGTGCTTGGTGTTGGTACTTTCGGTGGTGCATCTCGTATTGATGCGACATCTGGTGCGGTCTTGGCAACTGCTTTCTCAGTGGCAAAAGGGATTGACGCTGAGCTTGCAATCTCAACAATTGCGGTACCAGTAGCAGCGCTCCTTACTTATGCCGATATTCTCGGTCGTTTCTCAACTACTTACTTTGCTCACCGTGTGGACGCAGCAGTTGAACGCTTTGACTACAAAGGAATTGAACGCAACTATCTTCTAGGTGCGATTCCTTGGGCAGCTTCTCGTGCAGTTCCAGTTCTTCTTGCCCTTGCATTTGGTGGTGACTTTGTTCAAACAGTTGTTGACCTCATTAAAGAATACCAGTGGGCAGCATCTGGTTTGACACTTGCAGCTCGTATGCTTCCAGGTCTCGGATTTGCAATCTTGCTTCACTATCTTCCACTTAAACGCAATCTTCACTACCTTGGTATGGGATTTGCGATTACTGCCATGATGACAACTGTATTTGGTGGTCTTTCAACTCTTAGTGGTGCTGTTGGAACACTTGCAGGTGCTTACGATGAATCAGCAGAAGCAGCAATTGGCTTCTCATCATCAGCATTTGATAAAGGTTTACCAATGGTTGCAATCGCCGTAATCGGTATCGGTCTTGCAGTTCTTCATTATAAGAATGGCCAAAATGTGACTGTCGTTGCAGCTCCGACTAATGCAGAAAGTGGGGAAATTGAAGATGATGAAATCTAA
- a CDS encoding MsnO8 family LLM class oxidoreductase, with translation MKFGILDYGVIDEGQTAVDALETTLALAKRADSLGFHRFWVAEHHNLSAFAISAPEIVMAHLASQTQRIRIGSGGIMGLHYSPYKVAEIARTLATLYPNRIDIGLGNSLGTTLVHQHLQSHYRSQEYGAWLEDLCAYLADDKASIRATPTPPLVPDIFVLGTGGRSVHEAARLELGFAYGSFPFIQQNPLETAALLGKTYREQFPVSAQAKERLILALFVVIAETMELAEELARPLDIWMLGKDDFNEFSRYPSIQTAQAYTLTEAEQAQIAANRTRMLVGDLARVERSVNELVRVSGADEVLFIPLLPTAEHRMKALELLARIRIKEDN, from the coding sequence ATGAAGTTTGGTATTTTAGACTACGGGGTTATTGATGAGGGGCAGACAGCAGTGGATGCCTTAGAAACGACCCTTGCACTTGCAAAACGTGCGGATTCGCTTGGTTTTCATCGTTTTTGGGTTGCAGAGCACCACAATCTTTCTGCTTTTGCCATCAGTGCCCCTGAAATCGTCATGGCACATTTAGCCAGCCAGACCCAGAGAATCCGAATTGGCTCTGGTGGGATTATGGGCCTGCACTATAGTCCTTATAAGGTGGCCGAAATAGCTCGAACCTTGGCGACCCTCTATCCGAATCGGATAGACATTGGCTTGGGCAATTCGTTGGGGACGACTTTGGTACATCAGCACTTGCAAAGCCATTATAGGAGCCAAGAATATGGTGCGTGGTTGGAGGACTTGTGTGCCTATCTAGCAGATGATAAAGCCTCGATTAGAGCGACACCAACTCCTCCTCTAGTTCCTGATATATTTGTGCTAGGGACAGGCGGGCGATCAGTTCATGAGGCGGCGCGCTTAGAACTAGGATTTGCCTACGGTAGCTTTCCTTTTATCCAGCAAAATCCCCTAGAAACAGCTGCCCTACTTGGAAAAACCTACCGAGAGCAGTTTCCAGTTTCTGCTCAGGCTAAGGAGAGGTTAATTTTAGCTCTCTTTGTCGTGATTGCAGAGACCATGGAGTTGGCTGAAGAATTGGCTAGACCTCTTGATATTTGGATGTTGGGAAAAGATGATTTTAACGAATTTAGTCGCTATCCGAGTATCCAAACAGCGCAAGCCTACACTCTGACGGAAGCGGAGCAAGCTCAGATTGCAGCCAATCGGACACGGATGCTGGTTGGGGATCTAGCAAGAGTAGAGCGATCAGTCAATGAATTAGTACGGGTATCTGGAGCAGATGAGGTGCTTTTTATCCCCTTACTACCAACCGCAGAACACCGCATGAAGGCCTTAGAACTTCTTGCCAGAATAAGAATAAAGGAAGATAATTGA
- a CDS encoding PTS system mannose/fructose/N-acetylgalactosamine-transporter subunit IIB, with amino-acid sequence MAIIGVRIDGRLIHGQVANLWTTKLNVSRIMVVDNDVVNSDIEKAGLKLACPAGVKLSILPVEKAAANILAGKYDSQRLFIVAKKPAPLLGLVEQGVSISELNVGNMSQSPETRSVTRSVNVVDEDIKVFDDLNAKGVKLIHQMVPGDTAKDFLPLLDKVR; translated from the coding sequence ATGGCAATTATAGGAGTACGGATCGACGGACGTTTGATTCATGGACAGGTGGCAAACCTCTGGACCACAAAATTAAATGTTTCACGGATTATGGTCGTGGATAATGATGTGGTTAACAGTGATATTGAGAAAGCTGGTTTAAAACTAGCTTGTCCAGCAGGGGTGAAATTGTCTATTTTACCGGTTGAGAAAGCTGCAGCAAATATCTTAGCAGGAAAATATGATTCACAACGTCTCTTTATCGTAGCAAAAAAACCAGCCCCACTTTTGGGCTTGGTTGAGCAGGGCGTATCCATTTCAGAACTCAATGTCGGAAATATGTCCCAATCACCTGAAACTCGCTCTGTTACCCGTTCTGTAAACGTGGTAGATGAGGATATCAAGGTCTTTGATGACTTGAATGCCAAAGGCGTGAAATTGATTCATCAAATGGTGCCAGGTGACACTGCAAAAGACTTCTTACCATTACTTGATAAGGTAAGATAA
- a CDS encoding PTS system mannose/fructose/sorbose family transporter subunit IID: MMKSNYKLTKEDFNQINKRSMFTYQLGWNYERMQGSGYLYMLLPQLRKMYGDGTPELKEMMQLHTQFFNTSPFFHTIIAGIDLALEENEGVASKDAVNGVKTGLMGPFAPIGDSIFGSLVPAIMGSIAATQAKANSPIGIAMWVAVAVVYDIFRWKQLEFAYKEGTTLVTTMRSKLTALVDAASVLGVFMLGAMIATMINVDVTWTPHIGDKAIMIQDMINQIFPRLVPAVITGAIFWLLGRKGMTSTKAIILIIIAALALSALGHFAFGMM, from the coding sequence ATGATGAAATCTAATTACAAACTGACTAAAGAAGATTTTAATCAAATTAACAAACGTAGCATGTTCACCTACCAACTTGGTTGGAACTATGAACGGATGCAGGGTTCAGGTTATCTCTATATGCTCTTGCCACAACTTCGTAAAATGTACGGAGATGGAACTCCTGAGCTAAAAGAAATGATGCAATTGCATACCCAATTCTTCAATACATCACCATTCTTCCATACCATCATCGCAGGTATCGACCTTGCCTTGGAAGAAAATGAGGGTGTTGCTTCTAAAGATGCGGTAAACGGTGTGAAAACTGGCTTGATGGGACCATTTGCTCCTATCGGAGACTCAATCTTCGGTTCTCTTGTTCCGGCGATTATGGGATCTATTGCAGCGACTCAAGCAAAAGCTAACTCTCCTATCGGTATTGCCATGTGGGTTGCTGTAGCAGTTGTCTATGATATCTTCCGTTGGAAACAGTTGGAGTTTGCGTATAAAGAAGGAACAACTCTTGTCACAACAATGCGCAGCAAATTGACTGCCCTTGTTGATGCAGCTTCTGTTCTTGGGGTCTTCATGCTTGGTGCGATGATTGCAACCATGATTAACGTCGATGTGACTTGGACACCACATATCGGTGACAAGGCAATCATGATTCAAGACATGATTAACCAAATCTTCCCACGCTTGGTACCAGCAGTGATTACAGGTGCAATCTTCTGGTTGCTAGGCCGTAAAGGTATGACTTCTACAAAAGCAATCATACTGATTATTATTGCTGCGCTTGCTCTATCAGCTCTAGGTCACTTCGCATTTGGAATGATGTAA
- a CDS encoding helix-hairpin-helix domain-containing protein, with product MAKKKVNRKKVLKREWAKLKKAGRERLEQVVNVAETVVDQAVEQVKEAVADIKHQAATSLEGFQALPELEGIPASRLETFYQAGIQSVADFAVWTEKDLLALKGIGAATIKQLKEKGISLKD from the coding sequence ATGGCAAAGAAAAAAGTAAATCGGAAAAAAGTATTGAAACGTGAATGGGCAAAATTGAAAAAAGCAGGTCGTGAGCGATTGGAACAAGTGGTGAACGTGGCTGAAACGGTCGTTGATCAGGCTGTTGAGCAGGTCAAAGAAGCAGTTGCCGATATCAAACATCAGGCAGCTACAAGTCTAGAGGGTTTCCAAGCCCTACCAGAACTTGAGGGTATTCCTGCTAGTCGCTTAGAAACCTTCTACCAAGCAGGCATTCAGAGCGTGGCTGACTTTGCAGTATGGACAGAAAAAGATTTGCTAGCCTTAAAAGGAATCGGTGCGGCAACGATTAAGCAATTGAAAGAAAAAGGCATTTCCTTGAAAGACTAG
- a CDS encoding DUF1912 family protein, which produces MSYEQEFLKEFETWVNTQVTINEMAMEESRRVLEEDKDERAADAYIRYESKVDAYRFIQGKFANYAAGKGFHDLPDELFGKRSY; this is translated from the coding sequence ATGAGTTATGAACAGGAATTTCTAAAAGAATTCGAGACTTGGGTCAATACTCAAGTAACGATAAATGAAATGGCTATGGAAGAAAGTCGTCGTGTCTTAGAAGAAGACAAGGATGAGCGCGCAGCTGATGCCTACATTCGCTATGAAAGCAAGGTCGATGCCTATCGCTTTATTCAGGGAAAATTCGCTAACTATGCTGCTGGCAAAGGGTTTCATGATTTACCTGATGAATTGTTTGGCAAACGAAGTTATTAA
- a CDS encoding amino acid permease, which yields MSEKHHHSTNKMERSLQNRHVQIMAIAGTIGTGLFLGAGRSISLTGPSIIFIYMMTGGFMYLMMRAIGEMLYRDPDQHTFINFITHYVGKGWGYFAGWSYWLSVVFIGMAEITAVAEYVQFWFPMWPAWIIQLVFLVILGMVNLIAVRIFGEVEFWFAMIKIIAILALIATAIFMVLTGFETPTGLASLTNISDGFSLFPNGPLNFIVAFQMVFFAYLMMEFIGVTTAETENPRKVLPKAIKEIPVRIVFFYGGALLAIMAIIPWRNLATAGSPFVTVFELAGIKWAAGLINFVVLTSAASALNSTLYSTGRHLYQLAHDAPNALLKKFKINTLSRQNVPQNAIIASAVVIALAAAISVLPDVSDAFTLITASSSGVYIAIYVLVMLAHLNYRKSQDFMANGYLMPAYRILNPLTICFFLFVFATLFLQEATLWGAIGSTIWIIAFGSYSLYKFR from the coding sequence ATGAGTGAGAAACACCATCATTCAACCAACAAAATGGAAAGGAGTCTACAAAACCGCCATGTCCAAATCATGGCCATTGCAGGAACAATCGGAACAGGATTATTCCTAGGCGCTGGGCGCTCTATCAGTCTGACTGGTCCTTCAATCATCTTTATCTATATGATGACAGGCGGCTTCATGTACCTGATGATGCGGGCAATCGGCGAGATGCTCTACCGCGATCCCGACCAGCACACCTTTATCAACTTTATCACCCACTATGTGGGAAAGGGCTGGGGCTACTTTGCCGGCTGGTCCTACTGGCTCTCGGTCGTCTTTATCGGCATGGCAGAAATTACTGCTGTCGCAGAATACGTCCAATTCTGGTTTCCAATGTGGCCTGCTTGGATTATCCAATTGGTCTTTCTTGTCATTTTAGGCATGGTCAACTTGATTGCCGTCCGCATCTTCGGAGAGGTCGAGTTCTGGTTTGCCATGATTAAAATCATCGCTATTTTAGCTCTAATTGCGACCGCCATTTTCATGGTCTTGACAGGATTTGAAACACCGACTGGTCTTGCCAGTTTGACCAATATCAGCGACGGATTCAGTCTCTTTCCAAATGGACCACTAAACTTTATCGTCGCCTTTCAAATGGTCTTCTTTGCCTATCTGATGATGGAATTTATCGGTGTAACAACTGCTGAAACGGAAAATCCTCGCAAAGTACTACCAAAAGCCATTAAGGAAATCCCTGTCCGCATCGTCTTTTTCTATGGTGGGGCCCTACTTGCCATCATGGCGATTATCCCTTGGAGGAACTTAGCAACAGCTGGCTCTCCCTTTGTAACGGTGTTTGAATTAGCAGGGATTAAATGGGCCGCCGGCTTGATTAACTTTGTCGTCCTGACTTCTGCTGCCTCTGCCCTCAATTCGACCCTGTATTCTACTGGACGACACCTCTACCAGCTTGCGCATGATGCACCAAATGCCTTGCTCAAGAAATTCAAGATCAACACCCTATCACGGCAAAACGTTCCACAAAATGCCATTATCGCCTCTGCAGTGGTCATCGCACTTGCCGCTGCAATCAGTGTCCTTCCTGATGTATCGGATGCCTTTACCCTGATTACTGCTTCTTCATCAGGCGTCTACATTGCTATTTATGTCTTGGTTATGCTGGCACATCTTAACTATCGCAAGTCTCAAGACTTCATGGCAAACGGCTACTTAATGCCCGCCTATCGTATCTTGAATCCCCTTACCATCTGCTTTTTCCTCTTTGTCTTTGCGACCTTGTTCCTCCAAGAAGCAACCCTTTGGGGAGCAATCGGCTCCACCATTTGGATTATCGCCTTTGGTAGCTATAGCCTTTATAAATTTAGATAG
- a CDS encoding DUF438 domain-containing protein, giving the protein MTDERIHILKDILLDLHRGASPDSVQERFNQTFAGVSAIEISLMEHELMNSGSGVTFEDVMALCDVHANLFKQAVQNVEVADADQAGHPVRVFKDENLALRAALIRIRRLLESYKQTEDSTIRKEIVKGLQRQLVLLGQFDNHYRRKEELFFPLMEKYGHDSPPKVMWGVDDQIRDLFALVQKDCQQLEEQGIEVLQQSFEAFAVEFESMIFKEESILLMILLECFTQDDWLQIAGESEAFGYAIIRPSESWKPARKDFSQKEQERPAEQEVEGTGELVQHTLDTPEGELTISFKPKRRPAEEQQVFGNGYLSVEQANLILNHLPMEITFVNKDDIFQYYNDAVPSEEMIFKRTPSQIGRNVELCHPPKLLPKVRAIFTALREGRKDKFEMWFNSESRGQFVHVTYKAVRDAAGEFQGVLEYVQDIAPYRAIETDVYREIDE; this is encoded by the coding sequence ATGACAGACGAACGCATTCATATCTTAAAGGATATCTTGCTGGATTTGCACCGTGGAGCTAGTCCAGATAGTGTACAGGAGCGGTTTAATCAGACCTTTGCTGGAGTCTCAGCCATTGAGATTTCGCTGATGGAGCATGAGTTGATGAACTCGGGTTCGGGAGTGACCTTTGAAGATGTCATGGCTCTGTGCGATGTCCATGCTAACTTGTTCAAGCAGGCAGTCCAGAATGTCGAGGTAGCAGATGCTGATCAGGCAGGTCATCCGGTACGTGTTTTTAAAGATGAAAACTTAGCCTTACGTGCGGCTCTAATCAGGATTCGTCGTTTGTTAGAAAGTTATAAGCAGACAGAAGATTCGACTATTCGCAAGGAAATCGTCAAGGGCTTGCAGCGTCAACTAGTCTTGTTAGGGCAGTTTGACAACCATTATCGGCGAAAGGAAGAATTATTCTTTCCCTTGATGGAGAAATACGGACATGATTCACCACCCAAGGTCATGTGGGGAGTGGATGATCAAATTCGGGACTTGTTTGCGCTTGTACAAAAGGACTGTCAGCAATTAGAAGAGCAGGGAATTGAGGTTTTACAACAGAGTTTTGAAGCCTTTGCAGTCGAATTTGAAAGTATGATTTTCAAGGAAGAATCGATTTTGCTAATGATTCTACTCGAATGTTTTACGCAAGATGATTGGCTACAAATTGCAGGAGAAAGTGAAGCCTTTGGCTATGCCATTATCCGTCCGAGCGAGTCTTGGAAGCCGGCGCGAAAAGACTTTAGCCAAAAAGAGCAGGAAAGACCGGCTGAACAGGAGGTAGAAGGGACAGGAGAACTTGTTCAGCACACGCTTGACACACCTGAAGGCGAGTTGACCATCTCCTTCAAGCCCAAACGGAGACCAGCAGAGGAGCAACAGGTTTTTGGAAATGGCTATTTGTCTGTTGAGCAGGCAAATTTGATTTTGAATCACCTGCCTATGGAAATCACCTTCGTGAACAAGGACGATATTTTCCAGTATTATAACGATGCAGTGCCGAGCGAGGAGATGATTTTTAAACGGACTCCAAGCCAGATTGGACGGAATGTAGAGCTGTGTCACCCGCCCAAATTATTACCCAAGGTACGGGCGATTTTTACCGCCTTGCGTGAGGGGCGTAAGGACAAATTTGAAATGTGGTTCAACTCTGAATCGCGTGGGCAATTTGTTCATGTGACCTATAAAGCTGTTCGTGATGCTGCAGGAGAATTTCAAGGGGTATTGGAATATGTCCAAGATATTGCGCCCTATCGGGCAATTGAAACAGATGTGTATAGGGAGATTGACGAATGA